The Thermomonospora curvata DSM 43183 DNA segment CCGATGCCGGCGGCGCGGCGCACCAGTTCGGGGCTGCCGGAGCCGTCCACCAGCGCCTCGAGGGAGCGGTACAGGTCGGGCAGGCCCAGCCGGCAGGGGCCGCACTGCCCGGCGGACTGGCCGGCCATGTAGGAGGCGATGCGGGCGACCTCCCGCAGCGGGCAGGTGCCCTCCGGCAGCGGCAGGATGATCCCGGCGCCCAGCGACCCGCCGACCGCCTGGAAACCGGCGCGGGAGACGATGGCGGTGCGGGCGGCCTCGGGGGTGATCCACTCGCCGTGGTAGCCGCCGACCAGGACGCCCTGGCCCGGCTGGACGCCGCACTGGGCGAAGACGCTCGCCAGCGGGGTGCCCAGCGGGCACTCCACGACGGTGGTGCCGCCGACGGTCAGCAAGGTGGTGCCCGGCTCGGAGTCGGTGCCGACCGAGGCGTACAGGTCGGGGCCGAGGGAGACCAGCACCGCAAGCTGGGCGAAGGTCTCGGTGTTGGACAGCAGGGTGGGACGGCCGTCCACGCCCGATTCGGCCGCCCGCACCTTGCGGCCCGGGGGGATGGGGGTCTCCCCGTTGATGGCGCGGATCACCGCGCCGCTCTCCCCGGAAATGAAGCGTTCGGGCAGCCGGACGACCTCGGCGGGCATCCGGCGTTCGACGATGGCGGCGCGCATCGAGCGGGCGGCGGTCTCGTCCTCGATCGCGATCACGATGTCGCGGGTGCCCAGCGCGGTCGCGGCGATCTGCGCGCCGTCCAGCACCAGGTGGGGGTTGCGGGTCAGCAGCACCTTGTCCTTTTTGCTGCCGGGTTCGCCTTCGGAGCCGTTGACCACGACCACCGCCCGCTTCTGGCGCCGGCCGCGGTGGTCGTCCTCCTCGCCGGGCAGCAGGAAGTCATCGACGTCGCCGGGACGGCCGACCTGCTTGGCCACGGCCATCAGCTTGCGGGCGAACGGGAAGGCCGCCCCGCCCCGGCCCCGGATGTCCACCGCTTCGGTGATCTTCAGCAGCTCCTCCAGGGTCGGCACCGCCAAGGCGCCGTGCAGCGCCCGGTGCCGGTCCAGATCGATCCGGTCGAACCTGTCAAAGCCCATGGTCAGCCGGGGGCTGCCGATGGTCGCGATGCTCACGGCGGTCATGCCCGTCCTCCGATCGTCCCGCCCGTCCCGGGAGTCTGCGGTGGTGTCGAGGTCGGGCCGGTCACGAGCCCGTGCCGCTGCAGGAACTGCACCAGGCGCTGCCCCAGCGGGGTCAGCACCAGGCCGCCGCCCGCGCACGTCCGGCACGTCACGTACTCGGCCTCCAGCGGCCGGGCCCGTTCGTGCTCGTCGATCGCGCGTTCGATGGCCGCCATCACGGTGGGGGCGTCGCCGCCCGAATGCCCCGTTGCGTAGGCGCGGCGGCGGCGCGGCAGGTCGTCCGGCGCCCGCACCACGGCGCCGCTCGCATCCAGCCGCATGCCGGAGGCCCGCTGGGCGGCCAGCGCCACCCTGCCCAGTTCCTCGGCGCGCTCGTGCCAGGCCTGCCAGGCCTCGCTGCGCACCTGCCCGGTGCCCGAGCAGGCCGGGCAGGTGGTCTCCAGCGCGGCCAGGAAACCGAACCACTGATCGGCCGGCCCGTCCGGCATCGTCATCGGATCCGTGACCTCACCTCTGCCGCCATCGCCCCTCGGTCGTGCCGACCCGTCGGGGGGTGGTACGCGGCCCGGCCCGGTGCGAGTTCAACGCCGACCGGTCACCGGGGGCTTTTCCGAGAACGCTTGACCCTTCCGGGCCGTGTGCTGCGTACCTCCTGGCGGATCACCCACCGCCTGCGGCCACTGTGAAGGAGCCGAGATGCACCAGGACCCGTTTCCCGGCGCCTGCACCGGACGTCACGCCCGCGGCCGGGACCATGAAGCGCTTGGGACCGGCTGGACGGCCGGCGCCCGTGACGGGGCGGGTTCTGCGGGCATGAGGCCCGGCGACGGCCGCGCCGCCTGGGGCGGCGGTTCGTGGGCCAACGACGGCCGCACCGCCACCTTGCGGGTCGCCGGCGGCTCGTGGGGCGATGACGCCCGTACCGCCGCTTTTTGGACCGGCACGTCGCAGGTGGTGGACGCGCGTACCTGCGGGGCGTGGGCGGACGGCCCCCAGGGCCGGTCGCGGGCGTCCCGGCGGCGCAGGAGGCGCAGGTGGCCGCGGGTGATGGCGGGGACGCTGGCGGTCGCGCTGGCCGCCGGGGCGGGGGCGGCCGGGATGCATCTGGCGGACGGGCGGTCGGCGAGGCCCTCGCCGCGGGCCGTCCCGGCGGCGGCCGACGCGCCCGGCGATCTGGCCGCCACCGTCTCGCGGGTGCAGCGCAGCGTGGTGTCCCTGCAGGTGCGCCGGGCCGGGTCCCGCGCCACCGGGTCGGGCTTCGTGTTCGACCGCCAAGGGCATGTGCTCACCAACGCCCATGTGGTCGCCGGCGGCGTGAGCGTCGTGGTGGAGATGCCCGACCGGCGGCAGCGGCGGGCCCGGGTGGTCGGCGTGGACGACGCCAACGACATCG contains these protein-coding regions:
- a CDS encoding NADH-quinone oxidoreductase subunit NuoF family protein; this translates as MTAVSIATIGSPRLTMGFDRFDRIDLDRHRALHGALAVPTLEELLKITEAVDIRGRGGAAFPFARKLMAVAKQVGRPGDVDDFLLPGEEDDHRGRRQKRAVVVVNGSEGEPGSKKDKVLLTRNPHLVLDGAQIAATALGTRDIVIAIEDETAARSMRAAIVERRMPAEVVRLPERFISGESGAVIRAINGETPIPPGRKVRAAESGVDGRPTLLSNTETFAQLAVLVSLGPDLYASVGTDSEPGTTLLTVGGTTVVECPLGTPLASVFAQCGVQPGQGVLVGGYHGEWITPEAARTAIVSRAGFQAVGGSLGAGIILPLPEGTCPLREVARIASYMAGQSAGQCGPCRLGLPDLYRSLEALVDGSGSPELVRRAAGIGRGRGACSHPDGTARFALSALNTFARDIEIHQLNGTCGQPCFGVLPLPVPGGGESKFAIDWSRCEGHGLCAYLVPELIQLDRYGFPVVLDAEIPGWMETDAQRAVAMCPALALRMVPVMAKQPKAKRK
- a CDS encoding S1C family serine protease, coding for MRPGDGRAAWGGGSWANDGRTATLRVAGGSWGDDARTAAFWTGTSQVVDARTCGAWADGPQGRSRASRRRRRRRWPRVMAGTLAVALAAGAGAAGMHLADGRSARPSPRAVPAAADAPGDLAATVSRVQRSVVSLQVRRAGSRATGSGFVFDRQGHVLTNAHVVAGGVSVVVEMPDRRQRRARVVGVDDANDIAVLSIGAAGLPPLPVGRVDQVRVGEPVLAFGSPLGLAGTVTSGIVSALDRRVSIGGGRTLRVLQTDASINPGNSGGPLVNARGQVIGVNTAIATLGQGRAGSIGIGFAIPIDRAMALAARLLN